A genomic stretch from Corynebacterium sp. 21KM1197 includes:
- the rplA gene encoding 50S ribosomal protein L1: MSKKSKAFRAAAEAVDQSHLYSPLQAAKLVKETSSKNFDATVDVAVRLGVDPRKADQLVRGTVSLPNGTGKTVRVVVFAEGPNATAAEEAGADVVGTAELIERIQGGWTDFDAAIATPDQMAKVGRVARVLGPRGLMPNPKTGTVTTDVAKAVKEIKGGKISFRVDKAANLHAAIGKASFTEQQLAQNYGALMEELNRLKPSSAKGIYMKKITLSSTMGPGVPVDPSVQKNFDA, encoded by the coding sequence ATGAGCAAGAAGTCTAAGGCTTTCCGCGCCGCCGCCGAGGCCGTGGATCAGAGCCACCTGTACAGCCCCCTCCAGGCCGCCAAGCTGGTCAAGGAGACCTCCTCCAAGAACTTTGACGCCACCGTGGACGTGGCCGTGCGCCTGGGCGTGGACCCCCGCAAGGCCGATCAGCTGGTGCGTGGCACCGTGAGCCTGCCCAACGGCACGGGTAAGACCGTGCGCGTGGTGGTGTTCGCGGAGGGCCCGAACGCCACCGCCGCCGAGGAGGCTGGCGCTGACGTGGTGGGCACCGCGGAGCTGATTGAGCGCATTCAGGGCGGCTGGACGGACTTTGACGCCGCCATTGCCACCCCGGATCAGATGGCCAAGGTGGGCCGCGTGGCCCGCGTGCTCGGCCCCCGTGGCCTCATGCCGAACCCCAAGACCGGCACCGTGACCACCGATGTGGCCAAGGCCGTCAAGGAGATCAAGGGCGGTAAGATTTCCTTCCGCGTGGACAAGGCCGCTAACCTGCACGCCGCGATCGGTAAGGCCTCCTTCACCGAGCAGCAGCTTGCGCAGAACTACGGCGCGCTGATGGAGGAGCTGAACCGCCTCAAGCCCTCTTCTGCCAAGGGCATCTACATGAAGAAGATCACCCTCTCCTCCACGATGGGCCCCGGTGTGCCGGTGGACCCCTCCGTGCAGAAGAACTTTGACGCCTAA
- the rplK gene encoding 50S ribosomal protein L11: protein MAKKKKVTGFIKLQIEAGAANPAPPVGPALGAHGVNIMEFCKAYNAATESQRGNVIPVEITVYEDRSFDFKLKTPPAAKLLLKAAGLQKGSGVPHTNKVGSVTMAQVKEIAEQKKPDLNARDIDAAAKIIAGTARSMGITVED, encoded by the coding sequence GAGGCCGGTGCCGCTAACCCGGCTCCGCCCGTGGGCCCCGCCCTGGGTGCGCACGGCGTGAACATCATGGAGTTCTGCAAGGCGTACAACGCCGCCACCGAGAGCCAGCGCGGCAACGTGATCCCGGTGGAGATCACCGTGTACGAGGATCGCAGCTTTGATTTCAAGCTCAAGACCCCTCCGGCAGCCAAGCTGCTGCTCAAGGCCGCGGGCCTCCAGAAGGGCTCCGGCGTGCCGCACACCAACAAGGTGGGTTCCGTGACGATGGCGCAGGTCAAGGAGATCGCCGAGCAGAAGAAGCCGGACCTCAACGCCCGCGACATCGACGCTGCCGCCAAGATCATCGCCGGTACCGCCCGCTCCATGGGCATCACCGTCGAGGACTAA